A region from the Alosa alosa isolate M-15738 ecotype Scorff River chromosome 7, AALO_Geno_1.1, whole genome shotgun sequence genome encodes:
- the LOC125297167 gene encoding SEC14-like protein 1 isoform X2, whose translation MVQKYQSPVRVYKQPFELVMAAYERRFPTCPLIPMFVGSDVLDEDQSEDGCMHNVERRCKLDVDAPRLLKRIAGVDYVYFNQKNSLNRQERTLHIESHNETFSNRVIIHELCIYSVHPDNEDWTCFEQTASLDIKSFFGFESTVEKIAMKQYASSIKKGKEIIEYYLKQLEDEGITHVPRWTPGPASPAKPLAPLVRPTELPVTPAISITAPSDSASAPPDALALVCKEGTSPPSSPNEPVAGTPDDKLDADYIKRYLGDLTPLQESCLIRLRGWLQETHKGKIPKDEHILRFLRARDFNMEKAREILCQSLTWRKQHQVDYLLESWSCPQVLHDYYTGGWHHHDKDGRPLYILRLGQMDTKGLVRALGEESLLRHVLSINEEGLRRCEENTKVFGRPISCWTCLVDLEGLNMRHLWRPGVKALLRIIEVVEANYPETLGRLLILRAPRVFPVLWTLVSPFIDENTRKKFLIYAGNDYQGPGGLVDYIDKEIIPDFLGGECMCEVPEGGVVPKSLYRTPEELENDDIRLWTETIYQSASVFKGAPHEVVVEIIDASSVITWDFDVCKGDVVFNIYHSKRAPQQPRKDPQAGHGITSPGGNNVQLIDKSWMLGQDYSMVESPLTCKEGESVQGSPRTRWPGFYILQWRFHSMPACAATNLPRVDDVLATLQVSSHKCKVMYYTEVLGSEDFRTACCDVQSLGSMTSLESSHSGFSQLSATTTTSSQSQSSSMISR comes from the exons GCGTATGAGCGGCGGTTCCCCACCTGTCCACTCATCCCCATGTTTGTGGGCAGCGACGTGCTGGACGAGGACCAGAGCGAAGACGGCTGCATGCACAACGTCGAGCGCCGCTGCAAGCTGGACGTGGACGCCCCGCGGCTCCTCAAAAGA ATTGCTGGGGTGGACTATGTGTACTTCAACCAGAAGAACTCCCTGAACCGCCAAGAGAGGACCCTGCACATCGAGTCGCACAATGAGACCTTCTCCAACAGAGTCATCATCCACGAGCTCTGCATCTACTCC GTGCACCCGGACAACGAGGACTGGACGTGTTTCGAGCAGACGGCCAGCCTGGACATCAAGTCCTTCTTCGGCTTCGAGAGCACTGTGGAGAAGATCGCCATGAAGCAGTACGCCAGCAGCATCAAGAAG GGTAAGGAGATCATCGAGTACTACTTGAAGCAGCTGGAGGACGAGGGCATCACTCATGTGCCCCGCTGGACTCCTGGCCCCGCCTCCCCAGCCAAGCCCCTGGCGCCGCTGGTGCGCCCCACCGAGCTGCCCGTCACGCCCGCCATCTCCATCACGGCCCCCTCGGACAGCGCCAGCGCCCCGCCGGACGCTCTCGCCCTCGTCTGCAAGGAGGGCACCAGCCCCCCCAGCAGCCCCAACGAGCCAGTGGCCGGCACTCCTGATG acaAATTGGATGCTGACTACATCAAGCGCTACCTGGGAGACCTCACGCCCCTGCAGGAGAGCTGCCTGATCCGGCTGCGTGGCTGGCTCCAGGAAACGCACAAGGGCAAG ATCCCCAAAGACGAGCACATCCTGCGTTTCCTGCGGGCGCGCGATTTCAACATGGAGAAGGCGCGCGAGATCCTGTGCCAGTCGCTCACCTGGCGCAAGCAGCACCAGGTGGACTACCTGCTGGAGTCCTGGAGCTGCCCGCAGGTCCTGCACGACTACTACACTGGCGGCTGGCACCACCACGATAAGG aTGGTCGTCCTCTGTACATCCTGCGCCTGGGCCAGATGGACACCAAAGGGCTGGTGCGCGCCCTCGGAGAGGAGTCGCTCCTCAGACAT gtgcttTCCATCAATGAAGAGGGCTTGAGACGCTGTGAGGAAAACACTAAAGTGTTTGGCAGGCCAATCAG ctgctgGACGTGTCTGGTGGATCTGGAGGGCCTAAACATGCGTCACCTGTGGAGGCCGGGCGTGAAGGCTCTGCTGAGGATCATCGAGGTGGTGGAGGCCAACTACCCCGAGACGCTCGGACGCCTCCTCATACTCCGAGCACCCAGAGTCTTCCCTGTGCTCTGGACActg GTGAGCCCCTTCATCGATGAGAACACCAGAAAGAAATTCCTTATTTATGCTGGAAACGACTATCAGGGCCCTGGGGGTCTGGTGGACTACATCGACAAAGAAATTATCCCAGACTTCCTTGGCGGAGAGTGCATG tgTGAGGTGCCTGAGGGAGGTGTCGTGCCCAAGTCTCTGTACCGCACTCCCGAGGAGCTGGAGAACGATGACATCCGCCTGTGGACCGAGACCATCTACCAGAGCGCCAGCGTCTTCAAGGGTGCCCCCCATGAG GTTGTGGTCGAGATCATCGACGCCTCCTCGGTCATCACCTGGGACTTTGACGTGTGCAAAGGCGACGTGGTCTTCAACATCTACCACTCCAAGCGGGCGCCCCAGCAACCCCGGAAGGACCCGCAGGCGGGCCACGGCATCACCTCGCCCGGGGGCAACAACGTGCAGCTCATCGACAAGTCCTGGATGCTGGGACAGGACTACAGCATGGTGGAGTCGCCCCTCACCTGCAAGGAGGGCGAGAGCGTCCAG GGCTCTCCGCGGACGCGGTGGCCAGGATTCTACATCCTGCAGTGGCGCTTCCACAGCATGCCGGCGTGCGCCGCCACCAACCTGCCGCGCGTGGACGACGTCTTGGCCACGCTGCAGGTGTCCTCGCACAAGTGCAAGGTCATGTACTACACCGAGGTGCTGGGCTCCGAGGATTTCAG AACGGCTTGCTGTGATGTGCAGAGTTT GGGTTCAATGACCAGTTTGGAGTCCAGCCACAGCGGCTTTTCCCAGCTcagcgccaccaccaccacctccagccaatcacagtccAGCTCCATGATCTCAAGGTAG
- the LOC125297167 gene encoding SEC14-like protein 1 isoform X1 gives MVQKYQSPVRVYKQPFELVMAAYERRFPTCPLIPMFVGSDVLDEDQSEDGCMHNVERRCKLDVDAPRLLKRIAGVDYVYFNQKNSLNRQERTLHIESHNETFSNRVIIHELCIYSVHPDNEDWTCFEQTASLDIKSFFGFESTVEKIAMKQYASSIKKGKEIIEYYLKQLEDEGITHVPRWTPGPASPAKPLAPLVRPTELPVTPAISITAPSDSASAPPDALALVCKEGTSPPSSPNEPVAGTPDDKLDADYIKRYLGDLTPLQESCLIRLRGWLQETHKGKIPKDEHILRFLRARDFNMEKAREILCQSLTWRKQHQVDYLLESWSCPQVLHDYYTGGWHHHDKDGRPLYILRLGQMDTKGLVRALGEESLLRHVLSINEEGLRRCEENTKVFGRPISCWTCLVDLEGLNMRHLWRPGVKALLRIIEVVEANYPETLGRLLILRAPRVFPVLWTLVSPFIDENTRKKFLIYAGNDYQGPGGLVDYIDKEIIPDFLGGECMCEVPEGGVVPKSLYRTPEELENDDIRLWTETIYQSASVFKGAPHEVVVEIIDASSVITWDFDVCKGDVVFNIYHSKRAPQQPRKDPQAGHGITSPGGNNVQLIDKSWMLGQDYSMVESPLTCKEGESVQVRGVGEPPGGLGVGWSDGCEGMEEVVCS, from the exons GCGTATGAGCGGCGGTTCCCCACCTGTCCACTCATCCCCATGTTTGTGGGCAGCGACGTGCTGGACGAGGACCAGAGCGAAGACGGCTGCATGCACAACGTCGAGCGCCGCTGCAAGCTGGACGTGGACGCCCCGCGGCTCCTCAAAAGA ATTGCTGGGGTGGACTATGTGTACTTCAACCAGAAGAACTCCCTGAACCGCCAAGAGAGGACCCTGCACATCGAGTCGCACAATGAGACCTTCTCCAACAGAGTCATCATCCACGAGCTCTGCATCTACTCC GTGCACCCGGACAACGAGGACTGGACGTGTTTCGAGCAGACGGCCAGCCTGGACATCAAGTCCTTCTTCGGCTTCGAGAGCACTGTGGAGAAGATCGCCATGAAGCAGTACGCCAGCAGCATCAAGAAG GGTAAGGAGATCATCGAGTACTACTTGAAGCAGCTGGAGGACGAGGGCATCACTCATGTGCCCCGCTGGACTCCTGGCCCCGCCTCCCCAGCCAAGCCCCTGGCGCCGCTGGTGCGCCCCACCGAGCTGCCCGTCACGCCCGCCATCTCCATCACGGCCCCCTCGGACAGCGCCAGCGCCCCGCCGGACGCTCTCGCCCTCGTCTGCAAGGAGGGCACCAGCCCCCCCAGCAGCCCCAACGAGCCAGTGGCCGGCACTCCTGATG acaAATTGGATGCTGACTACATCAAGCGCTACCTGGGAGACCTCACGCCCCTGCAGGAGAGCTGCCTGATCCGGCTGCGTGGCTGGCTCCAGGAAACGCACAAGGGCAAG ATCCCCAAAGACGAGCACATCCTGCGTTTCCTGCGGGCGCGCGATTTCAACATGGAGAAGGCGCGCGAGATCCTGTGCCAGTCGCTCACCTGGCGCAAGCAGCACCAGGTGGACTACCTGCTGGAGTCCTGGAGCTGCCCGCAGGTCCTGCACGACTACTACACTGGCGGCTGGCACCACCACGATAAGG aTGGTCGTCCTCTGTACATCCTGCGCCTGGGCCAGATGGACACCAAAGGGCTGGTGCGCGCCCTCGGAGAGGAGTCGCTCCTCAGACAT gtgcttTCCATCAATGAAGAGGGCTTGAGACGCTGTGAGGAAAACACTAAAGTGTTTGGCAGGCCAATCAG ctgctgGACGTGTCTGGTGGATCTGGAGGGCCTAAACATGCGTCACCTGTGGAGGCCGGGCGTGAAGGCTCTGCTGAGGATCATCGAGGTGGTGGAGGCCAACTACCCCGAGACGCTCGGACGCCTCCTCATACTCCGAGCACCCAGAGTCTTCCCTGTGCTCTGGACActg GTGAGCCCCTTCATCGATGAGAACACCAGAAAGAAATTCCTTATTTATGCTGGAAACGACTATCAGGGCCCTGGGGGTCTGGTGGACTACATCGACAAAGAAATTATCCCAGACTTCCTTGGCGGAGAGTGCATG tgTGAGGTGCCTGAGGGAGGTGTCGTGCCCAAGTCTCTGTACCGCACTCCCGAGGAGCTGGAGAACGATGACATCCGCCTGTGGACCGAGACCATCTACCAGAGCGCCAGCGTCTTCAAGGGTGCCCCCCATGAG GTTGTGGTCGAGATCATCGACGCCTCCTCGGTCATCACCTGGGACTTTGACGTGTGCAAAGGCGACGTGGTCTTCAACATCTACCACTCCAAGCGGGCGCCCCAGCAACCCCGGAAGGACCCGCAGGCGGGCCACGGCATCACCTCGCCCGGGGGCAACAACGTGCAGCTCATCGACAAGTCCTGGATGCTGGGACAGGACTACAGCATGGTGGAGTCGCCCCTCACCTGCAAGGAGGGCGAGAGCGTCCAGGTGAGAGGGGTGGGAGAACCCCCGGGTGGGCTGGGGGTGGGTTGGTCTGATGGGTGTGAGGGGATGGAAGAAGTTGTCTGCTCTTAG